Proteins from a genomic interval of Spea bombifrons isolate aSpeBom1 chromosome 4, aSpeBom1.2.pri, whole genome shotgun sequence:
- the BNIP1 gene encoding vesicle transport protein SEC20, with the protein MATSQDIHVQICHKEIVKYDLEIKALIQDIRECSGPLSALGDLNDQVKEKFHLLRMRIQDLEQLAKEQDKESDKQVLLKEMECHKKQMLSNQTVWRKANLSSKQAIDNAEKDELLVGGDPTRQRKVTKENLAQSASSITESLMGISRMMSQQVQQSEITVHTLATSSRTIQEANEEFKSMSGTIQLGRKLITKYNRRELTDKLLIFLALAFFLATVLYILKKRIFPF; encoded by the exons ATGGCGACTTCCCAGGATATCCACGTCCAGATCTGTCACAAAGAAATTGTCAAATACGATCTGGAGATCAAAGCTCTGATTCAG GACATCCGAGAATGTTCTGGTCCCTTAAGTGCCCTGGGTGACCTCAATGACCAAGTCAAGGAAAAGTTCCACCTACTGAGAATGAGAATACAG GATCTTGAGCAACTGGCCAAAGAACAAGATAAAGAGTCGGACAAGCAAGTTTTGTTGAAGGAAATGGAGTGTCACAAAAAGCAGATGCTTAG CAACCAGACGGTGTGGAGGAAAGCAAACCTTTCTTCTAAGCAGGCAATAGACAACGCTGAGAAGGATGAGCTGCTTGTCGGAGGGGATCCTACAAGGCAAAG GAAGGTAACGAAGGAGAACCTGGCCCAATCGGCGAGCAGCATCACCGAGAGCCTGATGGGTATCAGCCGAATGATGTCACAGCAAGTACAGCAGAGTGAAATCACTGTGCATACGCTAG cGACCTCTTCCAGGACCATCCAAGAGGCAAATGAAGAGTTTAAATCCATGTCGGGGACTATTCAGCTCGGACGGAAGCTCATCACCAAGTACAACCGGCGAGAGCTGACAGACAAACTTCTCATCTTTTTGGCACTGGCGTTTTTCTTGGCGACTGTACTGTACATCCTGAAAAAAAGGATCTTTCCCTTTTAA